One part of the Conexibacter woesei Iso977N genome encodes these proteins:
- a CDS encoding aminopeptidase, which yields MSIGVTDPYNFAEVTEHLDPAAFADLITGYCLDVQPAQQVLVRSTTLAAPLLLELQRAILERDAWCFLRVELPGEAAAFYRHAREHQLDTYPPLAYEEARRIHATVGIQAPDDTRALIGIDPALMTRAARGRSDVREQMLRKRWCGTLWPTPANAALAGMELGEFARFVAGALFLDRPDPVGGWTELRQFQAALIERVSKARTIRIEADGTDISLDVSKRVWVNSDGKRNMPSGEVFTGPQERSANGRIRFTIPSSPSGVDVRDVELEFRDGAVIKATASRGEEYLQRALQTDEGARYLGELGIGTNYGITQPIGAILFDEKLGGTVHLALGRSYPETKGTNISALHWDLICDLRPGGRILADGVPIQENGHFTL from the coding sequence ATGAGCATCGGCGTGACCGACCCCTACAACTTCGCCGAGGTCACCGAGCACCTCGACCCGGCGGCGTTCGCCGACCTCATCACCGGCTACTGCCTCGACGTCCAGCCCGCCCAGCAGGTCCTGGTGCGCAGCACCACGCTCGCCGCCCCGTTGTTGCTGGAGTTGCAGCGCGCGATCCTGGAGCGCGACGCCTGGTGCTTCCTGCGCGTCGAGCTGCCCGGCGAGGCGGCGGCGTTCTACCGGCACGCGCGCGAACATCAACTCGACACCTACCCGCCGTTGGCCTACGAGGAGGCGAGGCGGATCCACGCGACCGTCGGCATCCAGGCGCCGGACGACACGCGCGCGCTGATCGGCATCGACCCGGCGCTGATGACGCGCGCCGCCCGCGGGCGCAGCGACGTGCGCGAGCAGATGCTCAGGAAGCGCTGGTGCGGCACGCTGTGGCCGACGCCCGCCAACGCGGCGCTGGCGGGCATGGAGCTCGGCGAGTTCGCGAGGTTCGTCGCGGGCGCCCTGTTCCTCGACCGCCCGGATCCCGTCGGCGGCTGGACCGAGCTGCGCCAGTTCCAGGCCGCGCTGATCGAGCGCGTGTCGAAGGCCAGGACCATCAGGATCGAGGCCGACGGGACGGACATCTCGCTGGACGTGTCCAAGCGGGTCTGGGTGAACTCCGACGGCAAGCGCAACATGCCGTCCGGCGAGGTCTTCACCGGCCCGCAGGAGCGCTCGGCCAACGGGAGGATCCGCTTCACGATCCCGTCGAGCCCCTCCGGCGTGGACGTCCGCGACGTCGAGCTGGAGTTCCGCGACGGCGCCGTCATCAAGGCGACCGCGTCGCGCGGCGAGGAGTACCTCCAGCGCGCGCTGCAGACCGACGAGGGCGCCAGGTACCTCGGCGAGCTCGGCATCGGCACCAACTACGGGATCACTCAGCCGATCGGCGCGATCCTGTTCGACGAGAAGCTCGGCGGGACGGTCCACCTCGCCCTCGGCCGCTCCTACCCCGAGACCAAGGGCACCAACATCTCGGCGCTGCACTGGGACCTCATCTG
- a CDS encoding pyridoxal-phosphate-dependent aminotransferase family protein, whose translation MPTVEEVPARLLLGSGPSPVPYRILKALSHPTVGHLDPAFGALQDDLAARLRAVMKTTNKVTFPLSATGSGGMQAMVDTLIAPGDRVVCGVHGAFGGRMADALGRAGADVVRVEQEWGRAIETERLIAEIGAGSTRAVFVVHGETSTGVAQPLDGLADAARAADALLLVDCVTSLAGHPLDLDAAGVDAAFSGTQKCLNVPPGLAPFTVGDRALDRLQKRSWYFDLQAMVDYWFADGPRAYHHTAPINMIYALHEGLRIVEEEGLQQRWERHAVAHEALREALGVLGFERFAPDGEQLSSLLALQIPEGLDDAAARGALLKDHGIEVSGGLGPFAGRAWRIGVMGEGARPEPQDRLVRAVARIGGGDEAAAIRALEEAWA comes from the coding sequence GTGCCGACCGTCGAAGAGGTTCCCGCTCGCCTGCTGCTCGGTTCCGGCCCCTCGCCGGTGCCCTACCGGATCCTGAAGGCCCTGAGCCACCCGACCGTGGGGCATCTGGACCCCGCGTTCGGCGCCCTGCAGGACGATCTCGCCGCGCGCTTGCGGGCGGTGATGAAGACCACCAACAAGGTCACGTTCCCGTTGAGCGCCACGGGCTCCGGCGGGATGCAGGCGATGGTGGACACGCTGATCGCTCCGGGGGACCGAGTCGTCTGCGGCGTGCACGGCGCCTTCGGCGGCCGCATGGCCGACGCGCTCGGAAGGGCGGGCGCCGACGTGGTCCGGGTCGAGCAGGAGTGGGGCCGCGCGATCGAGACCGAGCGGCTGATCGCCGAGATCGGCGCCGGCTCGACGCGGGCGGTGTTCGTCGTCCACGGCGAGACGTCGACCGGCGTCGCGCAGCCGCTCGACGGCCTGGCCGACGCCGCGCGCGCGGCCGACGCGCTGCTGCTCGTCGACTGCGTCACGTCGCTGGCCGGCCATCCGCTGGACCTCGACGCAGCCGGGGTCGACGCGGCGTTCAGCGGCACCCAGAAGTGCCTCAACGTCCCGCCGGGCCTCGCGCCGTTCACGGTCGGCGACCGCGCGCTGGACCGGCTGCAGAAGCGGTCCTGGTACTTCGACCTGCAGGCGATGGTCGACTACTGGTTCGCCGACGGCCCGCGCGCCTACCACCACACCGCGCCGATCAACATGATCTACGCGCTGCACGAGGGGCTGCGGATCGTGGAGGAAGAAGGACTACAACAACGCTGGGAACGCCACGCGGTCGCCCACGAGGCACTGCGCGAGGCGCTCGGCGTCCTGGGCTTCGAGCGCTTCGCGCCGGACGGCGAGCAGTTGTCGTCCTTGCTCGCGCTGCAGATCCCGGAGGGCCTGGACGACGCCGCCGCGCGCGGCGCGCTGCTGAAGGACCACGGGATCGAGGTCAGCGGCGGGCTCGGCCCGTTCGCGGGCCGGGCGTGGCGGATCGGCGTCATGGGCGAGGGCGCGCGACCAGAACCCCAGGACCGCCTGGTCCGGGCGGTCGCCCGGATCGGCGGCGGCGACGAGGCCGCGGCGATCCGCGCGCTCGAGGAGGCGTGGGCATGA
- a CDS encoding PKD domain-containing protein → MVATTAALALALAASAGATTWSAPHALFPSAVTAYRSSATMNADGDVAAVTISADQRDVVLYERPAGGPETTTVVGSDTTRAGDPQVALSDTGAIAVAWVGADNDEAHVAVRPAGSSTFRAPVDISSTTYQDGMNDTGNVRIGIDDAGEVAVAWKTGTSSPWTMHWGLIGTSGTLGTTGTVTAGWSLAFSVSMNGAGDAVVGWSEVATDPAQSALRASVRPAGGVFGTPADVHDGVPDFEPSTAIDAAGDVAVAYTGSAGNHGEIRVATMPAGGAFGTPVAVSAPGDDTAYPSVAMAGDGTAVVSWSPGFIGRYAARAVTLAGTPVGAVTTLGPSPNSRSRTVLRPDGSGAVFMLATDGLYVAKRDADGTFEPATLVTTGGYSSGVNMPGAVGGIDAAGDMAMFWPGSSSSVSLSYYDLGAPQLGSVTVPATGTSGTPLAFSGTASDALSWGTVRWDFGDGHTADGDAVSHTYAAGGTYTVTATGIDASGNTDPATETRTVVVAQAPPPPSTGDADPGTGTTTTTTQTPVTTTTTATSPAPAPSPAPVTPKPAPPARPAAVTCKVPSLAGLTTAAARRKLAAAHCRLGTVTTPKKYKKTKGLVIRKQSRRSGARLASGTKVSVTLGPKVKAKAANQ, encoded by the coding sequence GTGGTCGCAACGACCGCCGCGCTAGCACTTGCGCTCGCAGCATCCGCAGGGGCGACGACGTGGAGCGCGCCGCATGCGCTGTTCCCGTCCGCGGTGACCGCCTATCGATCGAGCGCCACGATGAACGCCGACGGCGACGTGGCCGCGGTGACCATCTCGGCCGACCAGCGCGACGTGGTGCTCTACGAGCGCCCGGCCGGCGGCCCGGAGACGACCACGGTCGTCGGTTCCGACACGACGCGAGCCGGAGACCCGCAGGTGGCGCTCAGCGACACCGGCGCGATCGCGGTCGCGTGGGTCGGCGCCGACAACGACGAGGCGCACGTCGCGGTCCGGCCCGCGGGCAGCAGCACCTTCCGCGCGCCCGTCGACATCTCGTCGACGACCTACCAGGACGGGATGAACGACACCGGCAACGTCCGCATCGGGATCGATGACGCGGGCGAGGTCGCCGTCGCCTGGAAGACGGGGACGTCGTCGCCGTGGACCATGCACTGGGGACTGATCGGGACCAGCGGGACGCTCGGGACGACGGGCACGGTGACGGCGGGTTGGTCGCTGGCGTTCAGCGTCTCGATGAACGGGGCCGGCGACGCCGTCGTCGGATGGAGCGAAGTCGCCACGGATCCCGCGCAGAGCGCGCTCCGCGCATCGGTCCGGCCCGCGGGCGGCGTGTTCGGCACGCCGGCCGACGTGCACGACGGTGTCCCCGACTTCGAGCCGTCGACCGCGATCGACGCGGCCGGCGACGTCGCCGTCGCCTACACCGGATCCGCCGGCAACCATGGCGAGATCCGGGTCGCGACGATGCCGGCCGGCGGCGCGTTCGGCACCCCGGTGGCCGTCTCGGCCCCCGGCGACGACACGGCGTACCCGAGCGTCGCGATGGCCGGCGACGGGACGGCGGTCGTCTCGTGGAGCCCGGGCTTCATCGGCAGGTACGCCGCGCGGGCGGTCACGCTCGCCGGCACGCCCGTGGGCGCGGTCACGACGCTCGGCCCGAGCCCCAACAGCCGCAGCCGGACGGTGCTCCGGCCCGACGGCAGCGGCGCGGTGTTCATGCTCGCCACCGACGGGCTCTACGTGGCCAAGCGCGACGCGGACGGGACCTTCGAGCCCGCGACGCTGGTCACGACCGGCGGCTACTCGTCCGGGGTCAACATGCCGGGCGCCGTCGGCGGGATCGACGCGGCCGGCGACATGGCGATGTTCTGGCCAGGCAGCTCCTCGAGCGTCTCGCTGTCCTACTACGACCTCGGCGCCCCGCAGCTGGGCAGCGTCACGGTCCCGGCCACGGGCACGAGCGGCACGCCGCTGGCGTTCTCGGGCACGGCGTCCGACGCGCTCAGCTGGGGCACGGTCCGCTGGGACTTCGGCGACGGCCACACCGCCGACGGCGACGCGGTCTCGCACACCTACGCGGCGGGCGGGACCTACACGGTGACCGCGACGGGGATCGACGCCTCGGGCAACACCGACCCGGCGACCGAGACGCGGACCGTGGTGGTCGCGCAGGCCCCGCCGCCGCCGAGCACCGGCGACGCGGACCCGGGGACGGGCACGACGACCACGACGACGCAGACGCCCGTCACGACGACGACCACGGCGACGAGCCCGGCGCCCGCGCCGAGCCCGGCGCCGGTGACGCCCAAGCCGGCACCGCCGGCCAGGCCCGCCGCGGTCACCTGCAAGGTGCCGTCGCTCGCGGGTCTCACCACAGCCGCCGCCAGGCGCAAGCTTGCCGCCGCGCACTGCAGGCTCGGCACGGTCACGACGCCCAAGAAGTACAAGAAGACCAAGGGCCTCGTGATCCGGAAGCAGTCGCGCAGGAGCGGTGCCAGGCTCGCCTCCGGGACCAAGGTCAGCGTGACGCTCGGACCGAAGGTCAAGGCCAAGGCGGCCAACCAGTAG